A region from the Natronorubrum halophilum genome encodes:
- a CDS encoding AzlD family protein has translation MTGEGLALESLLDGTLPSEPLLATFSLDPLVVAVILAMTAVTVLTKIGGIWLVRRVELSERLEAGLNVLPGAIVIAVLGPELAAGGPAEWGAAGLVLVVMWRTESILLALCTGVVAVVAFRGLV, from the coding sequence ATGACAGGTGAGGGACTCGCACTCGAGTCGCTGCTCGACGGCACGCTCCCGTCCGAGCCGCTCCTCGCCACGTTCTCGCTCGATCCCCTCGTGGTCGCCGTTATCCTCGCGATGACCGCGGTGACGGTGCTCACGAAGATCGGCGGTATCTGGCTCGTCCGCCGCGTCGAGTTGAGCGAGCGACTCGAGGCCGGACTCAACGTCTTGCCGGGCGCGATCGTGATCGCCGTCCTCGGGCCGGAGCTCGCGGCCGGCGGCCCCGCGGAGTGGGGGGCGGCCGGGCTCGTGTTGGTGGTGATGTGGCGAACGGAGAGCATCCTGCTGGCGCTGTGTACGGGGGTCGTCGCCGTCGTCGCGTTCAGGGGACTCGTCTGA
- a CDS encoding ubiquitin-like small modifier protein 1 — protein sequence MELVLRFFATFRDAVGEKERTHAFDDDASVGDVLADLEAEYDDLEGQLLESGEDGLAIRPQLSVLKNGRDVTHMAGVETALEDGDTLSVFPPVAGG from the coding sequence ATGGAACTCGTATTGCGGTTTTTCGCGACCTTTCGCGACGCCGTCGGCGAGAAGGAACGAACGCACGCGTTCGACGACGACGCGTCGGTGGGCGACGTCCTCGCCGACCTCGAGGCCGAGTACGACGACCTCGAGGGCCAGTTGCTCGAGTCGGGCGAGGACGGACTCGCGATTCGGCCGCAGTTGAGCGTGCTGAAAAACGGCCGCGACGTGACACACATGGCGGGCGTCGAGACGGCACTCGAGGACGGCGACACGCTGTCGGTGTTCCCGCCGGTTGCTGGCGGCTGA
- a CDS encoding AzlC family ABC transporter permease encodes MDPESDEGTPREPGGTDGGEEPPDSSRAPDREPVAFDWEGIRVGFLTCIPVALGVAGYGIAFGVVANQAGLSVAEAALMSATVLAGASQIIAVELWSNPLPVAAIVFTTFAVNLRYSLMGAALQPWFRRLSPPQIYGSLFFMADENWALTMRDLKSGSGRGAFLLGSGIALWLFWVVSTILGVFAGESVGDPSRYGFDFILVAVFVALAAELWEGRPSLVPWVVALGTSVVAADLLPGRWYILLGGLAAAAVEVIRYDR; translated from the coding sequence ATGGATCCCGAATCAGACGAGGGCACCCCTCGAGAGCCGGGTGGGACGGACGGTGGCGAGGAGCCGCCGGACTCGTCGCGAGCGCCGGACCGCGAGCCCGTGGCCTTCGACTGGGAGGGGATTCGCGTCGGCTTTCTCACGTGTATTCCGGTCGCACTCGGCGTCGCCGGCTACGGAATCGCGTTCGGCGTCGTCGCCAATCAGGCCGGGCTGAGCGTCGCCGAGGCGGCGCTGATGAGCGCGACCGTCCTCGCCGGCGCGTCCCAGATTATCGCCGTCGAACTCTGGTCGAATCCGCTTCCGGTTGCCGCGATCGTCTTCACGACGTTCGCGGTCAACCTCCGCTACTCCCTGATGGGGGCGGCGCTGCAACCGTGGTTTCGTCGCCTCTCGCCGCCGCAGATCTACGGCAGTCTCTTCTTCATGGCCGACGAGAACTGGGCGCTGACAATGCGCGACCTCAAGTCCGGGAGCGGACGCGGCGCGTTCTTGCTCGGGAGCGGTATCGCGCTCTGGCTGTTCTGGGTCGTCTCGACGATTCTCGGCGTGTTCGCGGGCGAATCGGTGGGCGATCCGTCCCGGTACGGCTTCGATTTCATCCTCGTCGCGGTCTTCGTCGCGCTCGCGGCCGAACTCTGGGAGGGACGCCCGTCGCTGGTCCCGTGGGTCGTCGCGCTCGGGACGAGCGTCGTCGCGGCGGACCTCCTTCCGGGTCGATGGTACATCCTCCTCGGCGGGCTGGCTGCGGCGGCGGTCGAGGTGATCCGCTATGACAGGTGA
- a CDS encoding GNAT family N-acetyltransferase has product MSVHPMFSFDGEIQRRVYEYVERNGAVEPAELARSIRIESSPSHSKPARSGSYTELVCPSADDLESCLEALKDEGYLTESDGKLRVALSATSTELDVEGGTVTIRPAREEDRDGVVETMREVASEGPYIVAENVATQLERDSALVRLNEERSRICFVATFEPEFDADADADSDEAAVGDAGIETDDESRVVGWLQVDANELPSLRHTAELTVGITPDRRRNGVGSSLLEYGLEWAESAGYRKVYQNVPATNDGAIEFLEANGWRREGEREEQYQIDDEFVDEVLLATWP; this is encoded by the coding sequence ATGAGCGTTCATCCAATGTTTTCGTTCGACGGCGAGATCCAGCGGCGAGTCTACGAGTACGTCGAACGAAACGGTGCCGTCGAACCCGCCGAACTGGCGCGATCGATCCGAATCGAATCGAGTCCGTCACACTCGAAGCCCGCCCGGTCGGGATCGTACACGGAATTGGTCTGCCCGTCAGCCGACGACCTCGAGTCCTGTCTCGAGGCGCTGAAAGACGAGGGGTACCTGACCGAATCGGACGGCAAACTCCGCGTCGCCCTGTCGGCGACGTCGACCGAACTCGACGTCGAGGGCGGCACCGTGACGATTCGACCGGCGCGGGAGGAGGACCGCGACGGCGTCGTCGAGACCATGCGCGAGGTCGCGAGCGAGGGACCCTACATCGTCGCCGAAAACGTCGCGACGCAACTCGAGCGCGATTCGGCGCTCGTTCGGCTGAACGAGGAACGCTCGCGGATCTGTTTCGTCGCGACCTTCGAGCCGGAATTCGACGCCGACGCTGACGCGGATTCCGACGAGGCGGCCGTCGGGGACGCGGGAATCGAGACCGACGACGAATCGCGCGTCGTGGGCTGGCTTCAGGTCGACGCCAACGAACTGCCGTCGCTGCGCCACACCGCCGAACTGACGGTCGGCATCACCCCTGATCGCCGCCGCAACGGAGTCGGTTCGAGCCTGCTCGAGTACGGGCTCGAGTGGGCCGAAAGCGCGGGCTATCGGAAGGTGTACCAGAACGTGCCGGCGACGAACGACGGCGCGATCGAGTTTCTCGAAGCGAACGGCTGGCGACGCGAGGGCGAACGCGAAGAGCAGTACCAGATCGACGACGAGTTCGTCGACGAAGTACTGCTGGCGACGTGGCCGTAG
- the yqeC gene encoding selenium cofactor biosynthesis protein YqeC, translating into MDLLDALRAKSGVVAVVGAGGKKTTLYALATRAAGGRASRAVVTATVRIPIFDRHVESVAVTDDPIAALKRTTTWPVGVVPKREGDRYVGFESGIVDDIAAADVADAVFVKADGARTREFKAPDDREPQLPRRVDTVIPIASVRVVGAPLSEESVHRPARVAAITGRGRGDPIRPVDVARVLASDRGGLKDVPAGATVVPLLNKVDDADLRATAVEIAREVIARTPAVSRVVLARMIADDPVVDVVEA; encoded by the coding sequence ATGGATCTCCTCGACGCGCTTCGAGCCAAATCCGGCGTCGTCGCCGTCGTCGGCGCGGGCGGAAAGAAGACGACGCTGTACGCGCTGGCGACCCGCGCCGCGGGCGGTCGCGCATCCCGGGCGGTCGTGACCGCGACGGTTCGGATCCCCATCTTCGATCGGCACGTCGAATCGGTCGCCGTGACCGACGACCCGATCGCGGCCCTCAAGCGGACGACGACGTGGCCGGTCGGCGTCGTCCCCAAGCGCGAGGGTGATCGATACGTGGGGTTCGAGAGCGGAATCGTCGACGATATCGCGGCGGCCGACGTCGCCGACGCCGTCTTCGTCAAGGCCGACGGCGCGCGAACGCGCGAGTTCAAGGCCCCGGACGACCGCGAACCGCAACTCCCCCGACGCGTCGATACCGTGATCCCCATCGCGAGCGTCCGCGTCGTCGGAGCGCCGCTCTCGGAGGAGTCCGTCCACCGTCCGGCGCGAGTGGCGGCGATCACGGGCCGCGGCCGCGGCGATCCGATCCGCCCCGTCGACGTGGCTCGCGTGCTCGCGAGCGATCGCGGCGGCCTGAAGGACGTCCCCGCGGGGGCGACGGTCGTCCCGCTGCTCAACAAAGTCGACGACGCCGATCTGCGGGCGACCGCCGTGGAGATCGCGAGGGAAGTCATCGCGCGCACCCCGGCCGTATCGAGAGTCGTGCTGGCGCGGATGATCGCCGACGATCCGGTGGTCGACGTCGTCGAGGCGTAG
- a CDS encoding CobW family GTP-binding protein has product MTDTEMIPVTVVSGYLGAGKTTLINHLLSNPGGRRVAVIVNDMGEVNIDAELIERASEDEGIVDLSNGCICCRLQGDLLEEASRLAESRVFDTLLVESSGISEPIPVAQVFTEGTETSDVDPTTLFRLDTMVTVLDTYGFWKEFDAGAQLPAGAQPDEDRPLSEVLVEGIEFCDVLLLNKSDMVPDDVLEEIEAVVDTLQPRAKRLRTSYCEVDPDVVLDTDRFDFETAKRSQGWKRHLRGEGHDHDRDERTRSGDDHDRDAEPGAAERHGVSSFVFRSDRPFHPERLAAWLEDWDGAIIRAKGVCYVANREEVIGLSQAGPSVRAGPIGEWRPGDDRRTQLVFIGRKMDEDRIREELEACLAAGDEAAEVEAAADPFPL; this is encoded by the coding sequence ATGACTGATACCGAGATGATTCCCGTCACCGTCGTCAGCGGCTATCTCGGGGCGGGGAAAACGACGCTGATCAATCACCTGCTGTCGAATCCGGGAGGACGGCGGGTGGCAGTGATCGTCAACGACATGGGCGAGGTGAATATCGACGCGGAACTCATCGAGCGAGCCAGCGAGGACGAGGGGATCGTGGACCTCTCGAACGGCTGCATCTGTTGTCGGTTGCAGGGAGACCTCCTCGAGGAGGCGTCGCGGCTGGCGGAGAGCCGAGTGTTCGACACCCTGCTGGTCGAGTCCTCGGGGATCAGCGAACCGATCCCCGTCGCACAGGTGTTCACCGAAGGGACGGAAACCAGCGATGTGGACCCGACGACGCTGTTTCGGTTGGATACGATGGTGACCGTCCTCGACACGTACGGGTTCTGGAAGGAGTTCGACGCCGGAGCGCAGTTGCCGGCGGGCGCTCAACCCGACGAAGACCGGCCGCTGAGCGAGGTCCTCGTCGAAGGGATCGAGTTCTGTGACGTCTTGCTCCTCAACAAGTCCGACATGGTCCCCGACGACGTTCTCGAGGAGATCGAAGCGGTCGTGGACACCCTCCAACCGCGAGCGAAACGGCTGCGAACGTCCTACTGCGAGGTGGATCCGGACGTCGTCCTCGACACCGATCGGTTCGACTTCGAGACGGCGAAGCGTTCCCAGGGGTGGAAACGCCACCTGCGGGGGGAGGGTCACGATCACGACCGCGACGAGCGTACCCGGAGTGGAGACGATCACGACCGCGACGCGGAACCGGGTGCCGCCGAACGTCACGGCGTCTCGTCGTTCGTCTTCCGATCCGACCGACCGTTCCACCCGGAGCGACTCGCGGCCTGGCTCGAGGACTGGGACGGGGCGATCATCAGGGCCAAAGGGGTCTGTTACGTCGCAAACCGCGAGGAAGTGATCGGTCTCAGTCAGGCCGGCCCGTCCGTCAGGGCCGGTCCGATCGGCGAGTGGCGACCGGGCGACGACCGTCGCACGCAGTTAGTGTTCATCGGCCGGAAGATGGACGAGGACCGAATCCGCGAGGAACTCGAGGCGTGTCTGGCGGCGGGCGACGAAGCGGCGGAGGTGGAAGCAGCGGCTGATCCGTTCCCGCTGTGA
- a CDS encoding molybdenum cofactor guanylyltransferase has translation MPTETGRGERTGLVVAGGHSTRFGEEDKAVAELAGTPMVRRVVDRIGPVVDDLVVNCREEQVPAIRDALEGGPDASFAVDPIPDRGPMAGIMTGLRETATEYALVVACDMPFVDPALVDHLFGRATGCEAAVPRLDDQWFQTTQAVYRAGPMAAACERALERDERRIVEPLLELDYVVVDEDEVREYAALETFENVNTREEFEAVLERLEES, from the coding sequence ATGCCCACCGAGACCGGGAGAGGCGAGCGAACGGGGCTCGTGGTCGCCGGTGGCCACTCGACCCGCTTCGGGGAGGAGGACAAAGCCGTCGCCGAACTCGCCGGCACCCCGATGGTTCGCCGCGTCGTCGACCGAATCGGTCCGGTCGTCGACGACCTCGTCGTCAACTGCCGAGAGGAGCAGGTGCCGGCGATCCGGGACGCGCTCGAGGGCGGGCCGGACGCGTCGTTCGCGGTCGATCCGATCCCCGACCGCGGGCCGATGGCCGGCATCATGACCGGCCTTCGGGAAACCGCAACGGAGTACGCCCTCGTCGTCGCCTGCGACATGCCGTTCGTCGATCCCGCGCTCGTCGACCACCTCTTCGGGCGAGCGACCGGCTGCGAGGCCGCGGTCCCCCGACTCGACGACCAGTGGTTCCAGACCACGCAGGCCGTCTACCGGGCCGGACCGATGGCCGCGGCCTGCGAGCGCGCCCTGGAACGGGACGAACGGCGGATCGTCGAACCGCTGCTCGAACTCGACTACGTCGTCGTCGACGAGGACGAGGTTCGCGAGTACGCCGCCCTCGAGACGTTCGAGAACGTCAACACGCGCGAGGAGTTCGAGGCGGTGCTTGAGCGACTCGAGGAATCGTAG
- a CDS encoding glycosyltransferase: MATTESVAAFTDLYFPTVNGVAYTVALWRERWPHCRGTMDIVYPEMDGYEPDDGEYALSSVSAPLYPRYRLGVPTIPRGLETPDIVHVHTPFTVGFAGIRFARKRDVPVVASYHTLLEDRVNQHLPGSLVDGFKRTCRTYERAFFERVDHVTAPTSFARRHLLEHVEADVDVTVVSNGIDTEFFRPLESETFRDRHDLPDGPLLGYTGRHGPEKSIGEAIDAVDGTDYALVIAGDGPAREDLEARAATADAEIRFLGFLEREELPAFYSALDAFVFPSRVETQGLVALEATACGTPVVAVDAGALTDSVIEGETGYRYAPDDLEGFRWAIRRTLAERDRLSDLCRRRRPMLSADHSLEQLARIYDGIRG, from the coding sequence ATGGCCACCACGGAGTCTGTCGCCGCGTTTACCGATCTCTACTTCCCGACGGTCAACGGCGTCGCGTACACGGTCGCCCTCTGGCGCGAGCGATGGCCCCACTGTCGCGGAACGATGGATATCGTCTACCCGGAGATGGACGGTTACGAGCCCGACGACGGGGAGTACGCGCTCTCGAGCGTTAGCGCGCCGCTGTACCCGCGATACCGACTGGGAGTGCCGACGATCCCTCGCGGTCTCGAGACGCCCGATATCGTCCACGTTCATACGCCCTTCACCGTCGGATTCGCGGGGATTCGCTTCGCTCGCAAGCGCGACGTCCCCGTCGTCGCCTCCTATCACACGCTGCTCGAGGACCGCGTCAACCAGCATCTGCCCGGTTCGCTGGTCGACGGCTTCAAACGGACCTGCCGGACCTACGAGCGAGCGTTTTTCGAGCGGGTCGATCACGTCACCGCGCCGACGTCGTTCGCCCGGCGACACCTCCTCGAGCACGTCGAGGCGGACGTCGACGTGACCGTCGTCTCCAACGGCATCGACACCGAGTTCTTCCGCCCGCTCGAGTCGGAGACCTTCCGGGACCGCCACGACCTGCCCGACGGACCGCTGCTGGGGTACACCGGTCGTCACGGACCCGAGAAGAGCATCGGGGAGGCGATCGACGCCGTCGACGGCACCGACTACGCGCTCGTCATCGCGGGTGACGGTCCGGCCCGGGAGGACCTCGAGGCCCGCGCCGCGACGGCGGACGCCGAGATCCGGTTTCTCGGCTTTCTCGAGCGCGAGGAGTTGCCGGCGTTTTACTCGGCGCTCGACGCCTTCGTCTTCCCAAGCCGGGTCGAAACCCAGGGACTGGTCGCGCTCGAGGCGACCGCCTGCGGCACGCCGGTCGTCGCCGTCGACGCCGGCGCGCTCACCGACAGCGTCATCGAAGGGGAGACCGGCTACCGGTACGCGCCCGACGATCTCGAGGGGTTCCGGTGGGCGATTCGACGGACCCTCGCCGAACGCGACCGCCTCTCGGACCTCTGTCGGCGGCGACGGCCGATGCTCTCGGCCGACCACTCGCTCGAGCAGTTGGCCCGGATTTACGACGGCATTCGCGGGTGA
- a CDS encoding amphi-Trp domain-containing protein encodes MTDRVTLPEDREQELRTITDGFFEREVYLSRQETADFLRDLADQLEAETTVTVAGATWEIPFEYREPVEVEVEFTSRRERELEIELEFADAGDGSDLSVR; translated from the coding sequence ATGACTGATCGAGTCACGCTTCCGGAGGATCGCGAGCAAGAGCTGCGGACGATCACCGACGGCTTCTTCGAACGGGAGGTGTACCTTTCGCGCCAGGAGACGGCCGACTTCCTCCGGGACCTCGCCGACCAACTCGAGGCCGAGACGACGGTGACGGTCGCGGGAGCGACGTGGGAGATCCCCTTCGAGTACCGCGAACCGGTCGAGGTCGAGGTCGAGTTCACGAGCCGGCGCGAGCGCGAACTCGAGATCGAACTCGAGTTCGCCGACGCCGGTGACGGATCGGATCTCTCCGTTCGGTGA
- a CDS encoding ArsR/SmtB family transcription factor, whose product MSLIEVLGNGTRLEILRELSRRPKYVSELAEAVGMDGKSAVHHLSTLEDAGLVEWYMRGNRKYYRLTKSLELRIAPPPERQFVLQADEVDASETADR is encoded by the coding sequence ATGTCACTGATCGAGGTGCTGGGGAACGGGACGCGACTCGAGATCCTTCGCGAACTCTCCCGGAGACCGAAGTACGTCTCGGAACTCGCCGAGGCGGTCGGCATGGACGGGAAGAGCGCCGTCCACCACCTGTCGACGCTGGAGGACGCCGGCCTCGTCGAGTGGTACATGCGCGGCAACCGCAAGTACTACCGGCTGACCAAATCCCTCGAGTTGCGGATCGCACCGCCGCCGGAGCGGCAGTTCGTGCTCCAGGCCGACGAGGTCGACGCGTCGGAGACGGCAGATCGGTGA
- the fdhF gene encoding formate dehydrogenase subunit alpha, with the protein MSGEQQEPVKTICPYCGVGCGIQVQQGEEPGDVRFMPWGDAPVNEGRICIKGGAATEVVDHEDRLTDPLIKENGEFREATWEEAYEYVVSELERIRDEYGPDAMGFFGSSKVMNEENYLLQKLARRYGTNNVDNCTRMCHASTVWALRTSLGAGAMTNSMRDLREEADVFWIQGANPGEQHPIANSQYFRQAVLEGATVIQVDPHANKTTRSFQIDDTDRHQHLQLNPGTDIPLLNIVLKTILEHHEAHPDEGWIDEAFIEERTEGFDHLVETLEDFDTEAAAEECGVPLEEIELAAKKYATADNAAIFTGMGMSQHACGVDNVQNEINLALITGNLGRPGTGVNPLRGQNNVQGTCDVGAMPNVLPGYQLVDDDEARQSVEEVWGFEVPSEPGLTNVEISYAAGDSIKGLYVMGENPVMSEPDANAVAERLAELEFTVVQDIFPTETAEYADVILPATTWAERGGTVTNTDRRVQRMRGVEKVHENTKHDLEIVSEVGRRLFDEGSEGRRSAESRDEPGGAFDFDDPEAVFEELRQVCPSYHGMTYDLLGEDGLHWPCYEPGDEGDPFLYEHEFDTESGLGHIEGVEHQPPAETPDDEYPLILTTARLEEHYNTGTMSTRSPTLNRQTPENFVDVHPADAERYGIEDGEYVRLRSRRGEITLEAQVTEDTKEGVVWTTPHFAAASANKLTNHVLDERAKIPEYKAAAAEIEVDVEPLGETADDD; encoded by the coding sequence ATGTCCGGAGAGCAACAAGAACCAGTCAAGACGATCTGTCCGTACTGCGGGGTCGGGTGTGGTATCCAGGTACAACAGGGCGAGGAGCCCGGCGACGTCCGGTTCATGCCCTGGGGCGATGCGCCGGTCAACGAGGGGCGCATCTGCATCAAAGGCGGCGCGGCGACGGAGGTCGTCGACCACGAGGATCGACTCACCGACCCGCTGATCAAGGAGAACGGAGAGTTCCGAGAGGCCACCTGGGAGGAGGCCTACGAGTACGTCGTGAGCGAACTCGAGCGGATTCGCGACGAGTACGGCCCGGACGCGATGGGCTTTTTCGGCTCCTCGAAGGTGATGAACGAGGAGAACTACCTCCTCCAGAAACTCGCGCGCCGCTACGGGACCAACAACGTCGACAACTGCACGCGGATGTGTCACGCCTCGACGGTCTGGGCGCTGCGGACCAGCCTGGGCGCGGGAGCGATGACCAACAGCATGCGCGACCTCCGCGAGGAAGCCGACGTGTTCTGGATTCAGGGGGCGAACCCGGGCGAGCAACACCCCATCGCTAACAGCCAGTACTTCCGGCAGGCCGTCCTCGAGGGCGCGACGGTCATCCAGGTCGACCCGCACGCGAACAAGACGACGCGGTCGTTCCAGATCGACGACACCGACCGTCACCAGCACCTGCAGCTGAATCCCGGAACCGACATTCCCCTGTTGAACATCGTCCTCAAGACGATCCTCGAGCACCACGAGGCCCACCCCGACGAGGGCTGGATCGACGAGGCGTTCATCGAGGAGCGCACCGAGGGATTCGACCACCTCGTCGAGACGCTCGAGGACTTCGATACAGAGGCGGCGGCCGAAGAGTGTGGCGTCCCGCTCGAGGAGATCGAACTGGCCGCAAAGAAGTACGCGACGGCTGACAACGCGGCCATCTTCACCGGCATGGGGATGAGCCAGCACGCCTGCGGCGTCGACAACGTCCAGAACGAGATCAACCTGGCGCTGATCACCGGAAACCTCGGCCGTCCCGGCACGGGCGTCAACCCGCTGCGCGGCCAGAACAACGTCCAGGGAACCTGCGACGTCGGCGCGATGCCGAACGTCCTGCCGGGCTATCAGCTCGTCGACGACGACGAGGCCCGTCAGTCGGTCGAGGAGGTCTGGGGCTTCGAAGTACCCTCGGAGCCGGGCCTGACGAACGTCGAGATCTCCTACGCGGCCGGCGACTCGATCAAGGGGCTGTACGTCATGGGCGAGAACCCCGTGATGAGCGAGCCGGACGCCAACGCCGTCGCCGAGCGACTCGCCGAACTCGAGTTCACCGTCGTGCAGGACATCTTCCCGACGGAGACGGCGGAGTATGCCGACGTGATCCTCCCGGCGACGACCTGGGCCGAACGCGGCGGCACTGTCACCAACACGGACCGGCGCGTCCAGCGCATGCGCGGCGTCGAGAAGGTCCACGAGAACACGAAACACGACCTCGAGATCGTGAGCGAGGTCGGGAGGCGGCTGTTCGACGAGGGGAGCGAGGGACGACGCTCCGCGGAGAGCCGGGATGAGCCCGGCGGAGCGTTCGACTTCGACGATCCCGAGGCGGTCTTCGAGGAACTCCGTCAGGTCTGTCCGAGCTACCACGGGATGACATACGATCTGCTGGGCGAAGACGGGCTCCACTGGCCCTGCTACGAGCCCGGCGACGAGGGCGATCCGTTCCTCTACGAGCACGAGTTCGACACCGAGAGCGGCCTCGGTCACATCGAGGGCGTCGAACACCAGCCGCCGGCGGAGACGCCCGACGACGAGTACCCGCTGATCCTCACGACGGCCCGCCTCGAGGAACACTACAACACCGGGACGATGAGCACGCGCTCGCCGACGCTCAACCGCCAGACGCCGGAGAACTTCGTCGATGTCCACCCCGCCGACGCCGAGCGCTACGGGATCGAGGATGGCGAGTACGTCCGCCTGCGCTCGCGACGCGGCGAGATCACGCTCGAGGCTCAGGTGACCGAGGACACCAAGGAGGGCGTCGTCTGGACGACGCCGCATTTCGCGGCCGCCTCGGCGAACAAACTCACGAACCACGTGCTCGACGAACGGGCGAAGATCCCCGAGTACAAGGCCGCCGCGGCGGAGATCGAGGTCGACGTCGAACCGCTCGGCGAGACAGCTGACGACGACTGA
- a CDS encoding NUDIX hydrolase encodes MSYPDQIAPETPRVQQTLRLPVSKLESLREWAVDGTGVTAAARVRDATGRVALVKNQWTDGWFLPGGGVEPNETPVEAARREVRGETGLDATIGAPLVVLDQTYRSENDENERFSAAYVVYSASATGSIPDPSRLGTTEDEITAARWFETIPENLHDGDLLRPYL; translated from the coding sequence ATGTCCTATCCCGACCAAATCGCCCCGGAAACCCCACGCGTACAGCAAACGCTGCGGCTGCCGGTATCGAAACTCGAGTCGCTTCGGGAGTGGGCGGTCGACGGGACCGGAGTGACGGCCGCGGCCCGCGTCCGAGACGCGACCGGACGTGTCGCACTCGTCAAGAATCAGTGGACGGACGGCTGGTTCCTACCTGGGGGCGGCGTCGAACCGAACGAGACGCCGGTCGAGGCTGCTCGACGGGAAGTCCGCGGAGAAACGGGGCTCGACGCCACCATCGGCGCTCCGCTCGTCGTTCTCGACCAGACCTATCGCTCCGAAAACGACGAAAACGAGCGGTTCTCGGCGGCATACGTGGTGTATTCGGCCTCGGCAACGGGGAGCATTCCCGACCCATCGCGGCTGGGGACGACCGAGGACGAAATCACGGCGGCGCGGTGGTTCGAGACGATTCCGGAGAATCTCCACGACGGAGACCTTCTCCGACCGTACCTGTAA